The Flavobacterium jumunjinense genome includes a region encoding these proteins:
- a CDS encoding efflux RND transporter permease subunit yields the protein MFKWLSTSFWDFIASRILRNRIFLLITLVLFTLFMAFQWNNMRFTYTEANLLPDEHEINVQYRSFLDKFGEEGNLIVIGFKDSTFFNTKNLKHWQEFISGIKKDKAVELTLSIEDLKILKKDTTEQKFKLVPFINNDKISDSYLKEKQNEFFNNLPFYEGMLFNKESGAVRFAIYIDKKIVNTAARKDFVLKHLSKEKIEAFEKKTGIDLKVSGMPYIRTLNSQSIIDEIGLFVGAALLITSLLFFFFFRSFRATIISMIIVIIGVMWSFGTLGLLNYEITVLTAIIPPLIIVIGIPNCIFLINKYQQEIKKHGNKAKSLQRVISKVGNATLMTNLTTAAGFATFIITDSELLKEFGIVASLNILFLFLLCLIIIPIIYSYMPLPKEKHLAHLGKNYTNTFIKWIENSIRKHPVVIYSSAIGLLVFGIIGIFQIKISGSIIEDMPKKTGFFEDILFYEKEFDGVMPLEIMIDTKRPKGALKSTTLKRINELQETIEEIPELSKPVSVVNLVKYAKQSFYNGNPKYYELPTKQEETFILSYIKNSTQKGSENMLKSYVDSTGQYARVTTFMRDIGTDKMKKIEDRLQEKIDKVFPKERYTVTMTGKAYVFEKGTHYLVKNLVLSLLFAIFLISLLMAYLFRSFKMIIVSLLPNILPLIITAGLMGFLGVPIKPSTILVFSIAFGISVDDTIHFLAKYRQELKANNWRIKKSVFNTVKEAGISMFYTSVVLFFGFSVFTLSSFGGTVALGSLVAATLLFAMLSNLILLPALLLSLEKSIANEQEFIEPTIDILAEDKDDVENKNE from the coding sequence ATGTTTAAATGGTTATCCACTAGTTTTTGGGATTTTATAGCAAGTAGAATTTTACGTAATCGTATTTTCCTACTCATCACCCTTGTGCTTTTCACTCTTTTCATGGCGTTTCAATGGAATAATATGCGTTTCACTTATACTGAAGCGAATCTACTTCCAGACGAACATGAAATAAATGTTCAGTACCGTTCTTTTTTAGATAAATTTGGAGAAGAAGGAAATCTAATCGTCATTGGCTTTAAAGATTCAACTTTTTTTAACACTAAAAATCTAAAACATTGGCAAGAATTCATCAGCGGAATAAAAAAAGACAAAGCTGTAGAACTTACTCTTTCCATTGAAGACCTAAAAATACTTAAAAAAGATACTACAGAACAAAAATTTAAACTCGTTCCTTTTATCAATAATGATAAAATTAGCGATAGTTACCTTAAAGAAAAACAAAACGAATTCTTCAACAACCTTCCTTTCTACGAAGGAATGCTTTTTAATAAAGAATCTGGTGCTGTTCGTTTTGCAATTTATATTGATAAAAAAATTGTAAACACTGCTGCACGTAAAGATTTTGTATTAAAGCACCTGAGCAAAGAAAAAATCGAAGCGTTTGAGAAAAAAACAGGAATCGATTTAAAGGTTTCTGGAATGCCATATATTAGAACACTGAATTCTCAAAGCATCATTGATGAAATTGGATTATTCGTTGGTGCTGCCTTACTAATTACATCGTTACTTTTCTTCTTTTTCTTTAGAAGTTTTAGAGCAACTATTATATCTATGATTATTGTTATTATTGGTGTAATGTGGTCGTTTGGAACTTTAGGCTTACTAAACTATGAGATTACAGTTCTAACAGCTATTATTCCTCCTTTAATTATTGTTATCGGAATTCCGAATTGTATTTTCTTAATTAATAAATACCAACAGGAAATTAAAAAGCACGGTAACAAAGCCAAATCGCTTCAAAGAGTTATTTCTAAAGTAGGAAATGCAACTTTAATGACGAATTTAACTACTGCTGCTGGTTTTGCAACATTTATAATTACAGATAGTGAATTACTAAAAGAATTTGGTATTGTTGCTTCTTTAAATATTTTATTTTTATTCTTATTGTGTTTAATTATTATTCCTATTATCTATAGTTATATGCCTCTTCCTAAAGAAAAGCACTTAGCGCACTTAGGAAAAAACTACACCAATACTTTTATAAAATGGATAGAGAATTCTATTCGAAAACATCCAGTTGTTATCTACTCTTCTGCTATTGGACTTTTAGTTTTTGGAATTATTGGAATTTTTCAAATTAAAATTTCTGGAAGCATTATTGAAGATATGCCTAAAAAAACTGGTTTCTTTGAAGATATTCTTTTCTATGAAAAAGAGTTTGATGGAGTTATGCCATTAGAGATAATGATCGACACTAAAAGACCAAAAGGTGCTTTAAAATCGACCACCTTAAAAAGAATAAATGAACTTCAAGAAACAATAGAAGAGATTCCAGAGTTATCGAAACCTGTTTCTGTTGTTAATCTTGTAAAATATGCTAAACAGTCATTTTATAATGGTAATCCAAAATATTACGAACTTCCAACAAAACAAGAGGAAACATTTATTTTATCTTACATAAAAAACTCTACACAAAAAGGAAGTGAGAACATGTTGAAAAGCTATGTAGATAGCACAGGACAATATGCCCGCGTTACTACTTTCATGAGAGACATTGGTACCGATAAAATGAAAAAAATCGAAGATCGATTACAAGAAAAGATAGACAAAGTATTCCCAAAAGAACGCTACACAGTTACAATGACTGGAAAAGCATATGTCTTTGAAAAAGGAACACATTATCTTGTAAAAAACTTAGTACTCTCTTTATTATTTGCAATTTTCCTAATTTCATTATTAATGGCCTATCTATTTAGATCATTCAAAATGATAATTGTTTCGCTACTTCCTAATATATTACCACTAATAATTACTGCTGGATTAATGGGATTCTTAGGTGTACCAATTAAACCATCAACGATATTAGTCTTCAGTATTGCTTTTGGAATATCTGTAGATGATACAATTCACTTTCTTGCCAAATACCGTCAAGAATTAAAAGCAAACAATTGGAGAATTAAAAAATCAGTTTTCAACACTGTAAAAGAAGCAGGAATTAGTATGTTCTATACATCTGTAGTCTTGTTCTTTGGTTTTTCTGTTTTCACATTATCAAGCTTTGGTGGAACAGTCGCTCTAGGAAGTTTAGTTGCTGCTACATTATTATTTGCAATGCTTTCAAACCTTATCCTATTACCCGCATTATTATTATCATTAGAAAAATCAATCGCAAACGAACAAGAGTTTATAGAACCTACAATCGATATCTTAGCAGAAGATAAAGATGATGTGGAAAATAAAAACGAATAA
- a CDS encoding DUF5686 family protein: MRYITLLTFLFLSTFCIAQNKIKGQIIDIDSRVPLSFCKIEYLDKTFTTNWEGKFNLDISAYDKPLIITYKGYHRKSVYISKNEQFVVVKMTIDLDTYKKVEIYTDNTVNKIVRNVIKNKKNNQPENILGSFQYKNYENILITANPDSISSKIDTIRKKRLFRKTKIKLDSSNYKFKKIVEKYHLYQTEKVNQIQYNKNGQKETILASRMAGFKEPLYEYLGLNLVSYSVYENPFEILETPLQNPISNYGRRLYNFYLVDSLTIQDRKTYKIFFQPKKLQSSRLRGLLYVDAETFAIAKAYYRIYGVVNINADYTFDYYKKEKLWFPKKRKFTVLKGNNVDDIKILGRTIEFSSALEPDQNSNTTDQIYLTIESTPFDIELNKNVTFKNKGIKIEISKDGIDKPEKYWAEFVKDSIDIRRIGTYNAIDSLSKSRKIEKKVYVGKKVLNGYYPISYFDLDLRSIVKYNNFEGFRLGFGGVTNEKLSERYRIGGYGAYGLKDKEFKYNFTPSYLLHRSSETWINASYTDDLDETSKTTFATDSRRFKIYDPRPINISTFYAHKTASIFIESNYLRNSNTYLSIFRSEIIPQFDYTFINKENAYTQYNITAVQLAIQWNPFSNYMLTPKTRIEYEKRHPKFSFQVTQTLPDVIGNDFNFTKIDFKTFYEIPFISGQKSALLFQTGIAFGDVPLTHLYSLQPNNLNRDALLQRITFAGKDSFETMYFNEFFSDKYVSLQLKHTFNKIRLGYRINPEFSIATRMAWGEINKSNSHIGLNFKSLEEGFFESGIECNKIYRGLGATVFYRYGPNQLPVFEDNLSLKISYFLDLGI, encoded by the coding sequence ATTATAACCTATAAAGGTTATCATAGAAAAAGCGTTTATATTTCTAAAAACGAGCAGTTTGTTGTTGTAAAAATGACTATTGATCTTGATACATATAAAAAAGTAGAGATTTACACCGACAACACTGTAAATAAAATTGTTCGAAACGTAATCAAAAACAAAAAAAACAATCAACCTGAAAACATTTTAGGTAGTTTCCAATACAAAAACTATGAAAACATACTTATAACCGCAAATCCGGACTCTATTTCTAGTAAAATTGACACTATACGTAAAAAACGCCTTTTTAGAAAAACTAAAATAAAACTGGATTCTTCAAATTATAAGTTCAAAAAAATAGTTGAAAAATATCATTTGTACCAAACAGAAAAGGTAAATCAAATTCAATACAATAAAAATGGTCAAAAAGAAACAATTTTAGCAAGTAGAATGGCTGGTTTTAAAGAGCCACTATATGAGTATTTAGGTTTAAATCTTGTGTCCTATTCCGTCTATGAAAATCCTTTTGAAATATTAGAAACACCATTACAAAACCCAATTTCAAACTATGGTCGTCGTTTGTATAACTTCTATTTAGTTGATTCTCTAACTATACAAGATCGAAAAACATATAAAATTTTCTTCCAACCAAAAAAACTTCAATCAAGTAGATTGAGAGGTTTGCTTTATGTTGACGCAGAAACATTTGCCATAGCAAAAGCTTATTATAGAATCTACGGAGTTGTTAATATCAATGCTGACTATACTTTTGACTATTACAAAAAAGAAAAACTTTGGTTTCCGAAAAAAAGAAAATTTACTGTTCTTAAAGGTAACAATGTTGACGATATTAAGATATTAGGAAGAACAATCGAATTTAGTTCTGCTTTAGAACCGGACCAAAATTCAAACACTACAGATCAAATTTATCTAACTATTGAGTCGACTCCTTTCGATATAGAATTAAATAAAAATGTAACATTCAAAAATAAAGGAATCAAAATTGAAATTTCAAAAGATGGAATAGACAAGCCTGAAAAGTATTGGGCAGAATTTGTAAAAGACAGTATCGATATCCGACGAATTGGAACTTATAATGCAATTGACAGTCTTTCGAAATCGAGAAAAATTGAAAAAAAAGTCTATGTTGGAAAAAAAGTTCTTAATGGTTATTACCCTATAAGCTATTTTGATTTAGACCTACGAAGCATTGTCAAATACAATAACTTCGAAGGATTTAGATTAGGATTTGGTGGTGTTACAAACGAAAAACTATCGGAACGATATAGAATTGGTGGTTACGGAGCTTATGGTTTAAAAGACAAAGAATTTAAATACAATTTTACCCCTTCCTATTTACTACACAGATCAAGCGAAACGTGGATAAACGCATCCTATACAGACGACTTAGATGAAACTTCAAAAACAACATTCGCAACAGACAGTCGTAGATTTAAGATATACGATCCAAGACCTATAAATATTTCTACATTCTATGCTCATAAAACAGCATCCATTTTTATAGAATCAAATTACCTTAGAAACTCAAACACATATCTTTCTATATTTAGAAGTGAAATAATCCCTCAATTCGACTACACTTTTATTAATAAAGAAAATGCATATACACAATATAACATTACTGCAGTTCAGCTTGCTATACAATGGAATCCATTCAGTAATTATATGTTAACTCCAAAAACAAGAATTGAGTATGAAAAAAGACATCCTAAGTTTTCATTCCAAGTTACTCAAACTTTACCTGATGTAATTGGAAATGATTTTAATTTTACGAAAATAGATTTCAAAACTTTCTATGAAATTCCTTTCATTTCTGGGCAAAAAAGTGCGCTTCTTTTTCAAACAGGAATAGCCTTTGGAGATGTTCCTTTAACCCATTTATATAGCTTACAACCAAACAACCTTAACAGAGATGCATTATTGCAAAGAATAACATTTGCGGGAAAAGACAGTTTTGAAACGATGTATTTTAATGAATTTTTCTCGGATAAATATGTTTCTCTTCAATTAAAGCATACGTTTAACAAAATCAGATTGGGCTACAGAATAAATCCAGAATTTTCAATTGCGACAAGAATGGCTTGGGGAGAAATAAACAAATCAAACAGTCATATAGGTTTAAATTTCAAATCTTTAGAAGAGGGTTTCTTTGAAAGTGGCATTGAATGTAATAAAATATACCGAGGATTAGGCGCTACTGTTTTCTATAGATATGGACCCAACCAACTACCTGTTTTTGAAGATAATTTATCTTTAAAAATATCCTATTTTTTAGATTTAGGGATTTAA